In a genomic window of Gossypium arboreum isolate Shixiya-1 chromosome 9, ASM2569848v2, whole genome shotgun sequence:
- the LOC108457119 gene encoding F-box protein At3g07870-like, whose protein sequence is MNGRKRAAVKASTSIVHVPNQEALVLPCRILQLPRRTIYEILSRLPIKTLFQCRSVCKRFLCFISDPEFAKLQLSKSQVCILIKTLPLQNASKRLQLAHVEANGSTFEVSKLNFTPKSNLPTIDISHMNACNGLLCLVGSEKDYNIYVCNPILGEFITIQPPYKDRQRGSFWGLGYSARMNQYKVLQSYYPAMDSSNRYAMAEIYTIGTGTWRSIGCAPIDTVALPFNAFLNGALHWFPCTPNGSEFIHRFDFDSEKFGTLPPPDHFRETDKKFTNYSRIGVLGGCLFMIYFTNSTRFDIWVMKDYGVKESWTKQFVIENLYPKQGSWDFYEPMVVLNNGEILMLFNNDAVVCYNQKRKNLRGTKFFRTRSQFDATAFTPSLVSLNNVAKGEQISRIQGTKDYDKLCTEEFQDCADCGALLVNPSCSFPAFGVPYGAVTYHANLYARNSENRCTACINRGVAPPKSFLTLWNM, encoded by the exons ATGAATGGCAGAAAAAGAGCAGCCGTTAAAGCTTCGACCAGCATCGTCCATGTCCCAAATCAAGAGGCACTGGTTCTTCCTTGCAGGATCCTTCAACTCCCGCGTCGTACAATCTACGAAATTCTCTCAAGGCTCCCAATCAAAACCCTCTTCCAATGCAGGTCCGTTTGCAAgagatttctttgttttatctcTGATCCTGAATTTGCTAAGCTTCAACTCTCGAAATCGCAAGTTTGCATCTTAATCAAGACGCTGCCGCTCCAAAACGCTTCGAAACGACTCCAGTTAGCTCATGTTGAAGCCAATGGTTCAACTTTTGAGGTCTCGAAACTCAACTTTACTCCCAAATCAAATCTCCCGACTATTGATATCTCTCATATGAATGCTTGCAATGGTTTACTCTGTTTAGTTGGATCTGAGAAAGATTATAACATTTATGTTTGTAATCCGATTTTGGGTGAATTCATCACAATTCAACCGCCTTATAAGGACAGACAAAGGGGTAGCTTTTGGGGGCTTGGTTATTCAGCTAGGATGAATCAATACAAAGTTTTGCAAAGCTATTATCCCGCAATGGACTCGAGTAATAGATACGCAATGGCTGAGATTTACACCATTGGAACTGGTACATGGAGAAGCATTGGGTGTGCACCTATTGATACTGTTGCTTTGCCTTTCAATGCTTTCTTGAATGGCGCTCTTCACTGGTTTCCTTGTACTCCTAATGGTAGTGAATTCATACACAGATTCGACTTTGATTCTGAGAAGTTTGGGACGCTCCCACCGCCTGATCATTTCCGAGAAACCGATAAGAAGTTCACTAATTACTCAAGGATTGGAGTGCTAGGAGGGTGTCTGTTTATGATTTATTTTACGAACTCGACGCGATTCGATATTTGGGTTATGAAGGATTATGGTGTGAAGGAGTCCTGGACCAAGCAGTTTGTGATTGAGAATTTGTATCCAAAACAAGGCAGTTGGGATTTCTATGAACCCATGGTTGTTTTGAACAATGGGGAAATCTTGATGTTATTCAATAATGATGCAGTGGTTTGTTACAATCAGAAGCGCAAAAATCTTCGTGGAACTAAGTTTTTCCGGACTCGTTCCCAGTTTGATGCAACTGCTTTCACCCCTTCACTTGTTTCTCTTAACAATGTTGCTAAAGGAGAGCAAATTTCTAG GATTCAAGGAACCAAAGACTATGACAAACTATGTACTGAAGAATTCCAAGATTGTGCTGATTGTGGAGCGCTACTTGTTAACCCTAGCTGTAGTTTTCCGGCTTTTGGGGTTCCTTACGGAGCTGTAACTTATCAT gCAAATTTATATGCAAGAAACTCGGAGAACAGGTGTACGGCTTGTATCAATCGTGGAGTTGCTCCTCCGAAATCGTTTCTGACACTGTGGAATATGTGA
- the LOC108457341 gene encoding uncharacterized protein LOC108457341 isoform X2, which translates to MFVSKFQPSRPKTPPEVAKAIKDSLNALDTKTVAEVKALEKAMEEVEKNFVTMRCMLSGDGEVEPNVEQISQLALEISKEDVISLVVHKLPILGWEARKDLVHCWSIFLKQQVDSKYCCVEYIEKNLELLDFLVVCYDNKEIALNCGNMLRECIKFPSLAQYILNSASFVLFFKFVELPNFDVASDAFSTFKDILTKHASLVAEYLTGHYDEFFDLYEKLLTSSNYVTRRQSLKLLSDFLLEAPNVQIMKRYILEVRYLKIMMTLLRDSSKNIQISAFHIFKVFVANPNKPREIKIILAKNHEKLLELLNSLSGKGAEDEQFEEEKELIIKEIEKVSRLQSLKS; encoded by the exons ATGTTTGTTAGTAAGTTTCAG CCGTCGAGGCCGAAAACCCCACCAGAGGTTGCTAAAGCGATCAAAGACAGCCTTAATGCACTCGACACCAAAACCGTTGCTGAAGTTAAAGCCCTTGAAAAg GCTATGGAAGAAGTTGAAAAAAATTTTGTGACAATGAGATGCATGCTTTCTGGGGATGGTGAGGTTGAACCGAATGTCGAGCAGATCTCACAGTTGgcacttgaaatttctaaagaGGATGTTATTTCCCTTGTTGTTCACAAGTTACCGATACTGGGATGGGAA GCAAGAAAAGATTTAGTCCACTGTTGGTCCATATTCTTGAAGCAACAAGTTGATTCCAAATATTGCTGTGTGGAATACATTGAGAAAAATTTGGAGTTACTTGACTTTCTCGTAGTTTG CTATGACAACAAGGAAATAGCTTTAAATTGTGGAAATATGTTGAGggagtgcatcaaatttccatcaCTTGCACA ATACATATTAAATTCTGCTAGCTTTGTGCTGTTCTTCAAATTTGTGGAGTTGCCCAACTTTGATGTTGCTTCTGATGCATTTTCAACCTTTAAG GATATTCTTACAAAACATGCATCATTGGTAGCTGAATATTTGACTGGTCATTATGATGAG TTCTTTGATCTCTATGAAAAACTCCTGACCTCTTCTAATTATGTCACAAGAAGGCAATCTTTAAAG CTTCTATCGGACTTTCTTTTGGAGGCTCCAAATGTGCAGATAATGAAGCGCTACATTTTAGAAGTTCGATACTTGAAAATCATGATGACATTGCTGAGG GATTCAAGCAAAAACATTCAGATTTCTGCTTTCCACATTTTTAAG GTTTTTGTTGCTAATCCTAACAAGCCAAGAGAGATAAAGATCATTTTGGCAAAAAACCATGAGAAATTGTTGGAACTGCTTAATAGTCTTTCAGGGAAAG GTGCGGAAGATGAGCAATTCGAAGAGGAAAAAGAGCTAATTATCAAGGAAATTGAAAAAGTATCCCGGTTGCAAAGTCTTAAATCCTAG
- the LOC108457341 gene encoding uncharacterized protein LOC108457341 isoform X1 yields the protein MSFSFFKPSRPKTPPEVAKAIKDSLNALDTKTVAEVKALEKAMEEVEKNFVTMRCMLSGDGEVEPNVEQISQLALEISKEDVISLVVHKLPILGWEARKDLVHCWSIFLKQQVDSKYCCVEYIEKNLELLDFLVVCYDNKEIALNCGNMLRECIKFPSLAQYILNSASFVLFFKFVELPNFDVASDAFSTFKDILTKHASLVAEYLTGHYDEFFDLYEKLLTSSNYVTRRQSLKLLSDFLLEAPNVQIMKRYILEVRYLKIMMTLLRDSSKNIQISAFHIFKVFVANPNKPREIKIILAKNHEKLLELLNSLSGKGAEDEQFEEEKELIIKEIEKVSRLQSLKS from the exons ATGTCTTTCTCATTCTTCAAGCCGTCGAGGCCGAAAACCCCACCAGAGGTTGCTAAAGCGATCAAAGACAGCCTTAATGCACTCGACACCAAAACCGTTGCTGAAGTTAAAGCCCTTGAAAAg GCTATGGAAGAAGTTGAAAAAAATTTTGTGACAATGAGATGCATGCTTTCTGGGGATGGTGAGGTTGAACCGAATGTCGAGCAGATCTCACAGTTGgcacttgaaatttctaaagaGGATGTTATTTCCCTTGTTGTTCACAAGTTACCGATACTGGGATGGGAA GCAAGAAAAGATTTAGTCCACTGTTGGTCCATATTCTTGAAGCAACAAGTTGATTCCAAATATTGCTGTGTGGAATACATTGAGAAAAATTTGGAGTTACTTGACTTTCTCGTAGTTTG CTATGACAACAAGGAAATAGCTTTAAATTGTGGAAATATGTTGAGggagtgcatcaaatttccatcaCTTGCACA ATACATATTAAATTCTGCTAGCTTTGTGCTGTTCTTCAAATTTGTGGAGTTGCCCAACTTTGATGTTGCTTCTGATGCATTTTCAACCTTTAAG GATATTCTTACAAAACATGCATCATTGGTAGCTGAATATTTGACTGGTCATTATGATGAG TTCTTTGATCTCTATGAAAAACTCCTGACCTCTTCTAATTATGTCACAAGAAGGCAATCTTTAAAG CTTCTATCGGACTTTCTTTTGGAGGCTCCAAATGTGCAGATAATGAAGCGCTACATTTTAGAAGTTCGATACTTGAAAATCATGATGACATTGCTGAGG GATTCAAGCAAAAACATTCAGATTTCTGCTTTCCACATTTTTAAG GTTTTTGTTGCTAATCCTAACAAGCCAAGAGAGATAAAGATCATTTTGGCAAAAAACCATGAGAAATTGTTGGAACTGCTTAATAGTCTTTCAGGGAAAG GTGCGGAAGATGAGCAATTCGAAGAGGAAAAAGAGCTAATTATCAAGGAAATTGAAAAAGTATCCCGGTTGCAAAGTCTTAAATCCTAG